One window from the genome of Haloprofundus halobius encodes:
- a CDS encoding TIGR00341 family protein: protein MRFIQAMLPVGSRQAATDALREQEIDFALSEASGREFAGVLFVPVEPEGVESVVDLLRDAGVEEDGYVAVTDVETIVSDRTPETDDDENPAHRVSVDELRAQMRDALHRTPVYAVLALVSAVLATAGLLLDSPTVITGSMVIAPLLGPAVAVSVGSIVGDDELVRRGLARQLGGLVLVIGGAAVFAASLRLLVLPEVQLATLGQVDEFSDPNSLTLFIALAAGVAAGLSVTAGVNTGLVGVAVAAAVVPPSGVVGLGLAYGSPETALGAAVLVLVNVLSINLTCILALWLSEYRPDGWVERKRARQYLTRGVAVLVVGLLVVSSVVALTTLDQRENAAFERDVRDVVAESDVRPVSLTVQYESEGVFREPTTVVLHADDAPSAYADALRDRILDRTGTDVRVVVYEPVGVSRGSSVPGSVRRPTPRR from the coding sequence ATGCGGTTCATTCAGGCAATGCTACCGGTCGGCTCGCGGCAAGCCGCCACCGACGCGCTCCGCGAGCAGGAGATCGACTTCGCGCTGAGCGAGGCGTCGGGTCGGGAGTTCGCGGGCGTGTTGTTCGTGCCGGTCGAACCCGAGGGAGTCGAGTCCGTCGTCGACCTGCTGCGCGACGCCGGCGTCGAAGAGGACGGCTACGTCGCCGTCACCGACGTCGAGACCATCGTCTCCGACCGAACGCCCGAGACCGACGACGACGAGAACCCCGCACACCGGGTGTCGGTCGACGAACTTCGAGCGCAGATGCGAGACGCGCTCCACCGGACACCCGTCTACGCCGTCCTCGCGCTCGTGAGCGCCGTCCTCGCCACCGCTGGGCTGCTCCTCGACAGTCCGACGGTTATCACCGGGAGCATGGTCATCGCGCCGCTTCTCGGCCCCGCGGTCGCGGTCAGCGTCGGCAGCATCGTCGGCGACGACGAACTCGTCCGGCGCGGCCTCGCCCGTCAGCTCGGCGGCCTCGTCCTCGTCATCGGCGGCGCGGCGGTGTTCGCGGCGTCGCTTCGCTTGCTCGTGCTCCCCGAGGTACAGCTCGCGACGCTCGGACAGGTCGACGAGTTCTCCGACCCGAACTCGCTGACGCTGTTCATCGCGCTGGCGGCGGGCGTCGCCGCCGGACTGTCAGTCACCGCCGGCGTCAACACCGGTCTCGTGGGCGTCGCCGTCGCCGCCGCGGTCGTTCCGCCCAGCGGCGTCGTCGGCCTCGGCCTCGCCTACGGGTCCCCGGAGACGGCGCTCGGCGCGGCGGTTCTCGTGCTCGTGAACGTGCTCTCGATAAATCTCACGTGTATCCTCGCGCTGTGGCTGTCGGAGTACCGCCCCGACGGCTGGGTCGAACGCAAGCGCGCCCGGCAGTATCTCACGCGGGGTGTCGCGGTGCTCGTGGTGGGGCTGCTCGTCGTCTCGTCGGTCGTCGCGCTGACGACGCTCGACCAGCGCGAGAACGCCGCCTTCGAGCGCGACGTCCGCGACGTCGTCGCCGAGAGCGACGTGCGTCCCGTCTCGCTCACCGTCCAGTACGAGTCCGAGGGGGTCTTCCGGGAGCCGACGACCGTCGTCCTTCACGCCGACGACGCGCCGTCGGCGTACGCCGACGCGTTACGTGACCGCATCCTCGACCGGACCGGGACGGACGTGCGGGTCGTGGTGTACGAACCGGTCGGTGTGAGCCGCGGGTCGTCCGTGCCCGGGTCGGTCCGCCGACCGACGCCGCGTCGGTGA
- a CDS encoding SIMPL domain-containing protein translates to MRSRLIPLALAVLLLLAGCLGPLQADGGTAAADDTGDAAAADRTISVSGTGEATADPDLAVLTTTVEVSADSADEARDAAANRSDTLVSALIDAGVDEDAITTEYYAVQPDYDHSGEERRVDGYTARHAFRVETTPDRAGELIDVAVDNGASRVDGVQFTLSDEKRAELREEAVESAVADAEGEASSLASAAGLELGEVRTLSTTGATDPYSPRYETASDAGAAETSVRPGPVSVTVTVQATYTAN, encoded by the coding sequence ATGCGTTCACGACTGATTCCGCTCGCACTCGCCGTACTGCTGTTGCTCGCCGGATGCCTCGGTCCGCTCCAGGCCGATGGCGGGACGGCGGCCGCCGACGACACCGGCGATGCCGCCGCCGCTGACAGAACGATTTCGGTCTCCGGTACGGGCGAAGCCACCGCCGACCCGGATCTCGCGGTTCTCACGACCACCGTCGAAGTGAGCGCAGACAGCGCTGACGAGGCGCGCGACGCCGCCGCCAACCGCTCCGACACGCTCGTCTCGGCGCTCATCGACGCCGGTGTCGACGAGGACGCCATCACGACCGAGTACTACGCCGTCCAGCCCGACTACGACCACAGCGGCGAGGAGCGCCGAGTCGACGGCTACACCGCCCGCCACGCGTTCCGCGTGGAGACCACGCCCGACCGCGCCGGCGAACTCATCGACGTCGCCGTCGACAACGGGGCCTCCCGCGTCGACGGCGTCCAGTTCACCCTGAGCGACGAGAAGCGCGCCGAACTCCGCGAGGAGGCCGTCGAGTCCGCCGTCGCCGACGCCGAGGGCGAGGCGTCGAGTCTCGCTTCGGCCGCCGGTCTCGAACTCGGCGAGGTGCGAACCCTGTCGACTACGGGCGCGACCGACCCCTACTCGCCTCGGTACGAGACGGCCAGCGACGCCGGAGCGGCCGAGACGAGCGTTCGACCCGGACCGGTCTCCGTCACGGTGACGGTGCAGGCGACGTACACGGCCAACTGA